The genomic interval GTTGCTGTTAATGTTCCGCCTGTAGTCAATGAATTAAAGGCTATTTTTGCCTGCGAAAATGAGCCCGAGCCGTTATCCAAAGGGAATATATTATTTGAAGATGCTCCGCTTGCAAACCACCTCTTCAGTGTTCCTCTTATACTTCCGCCATTTCTTATAAGTGTGCCGAGATTAGAAGTACTCGTACCAATCGTTAATGTGTTTGCGCCCATATCCAGAAATGCCGAGCTTGCTCCCAATGTTAATGTTCCGTTGATTACAAGAGAAGATTCTCCGGTAACAATCTGACTGTTATTTACTGTAAGATTATTCAGTGAAGTTACACTTCCGGGAATATGAATACTTGCTGCAGTACCGTTTATAGTAAGATTAGATGTTGAGCCGCCTGATAATAAAGTAGATGCTCCCGAGCCGCCAATAGGATTACTAATTGTTAAAGTATTTGCTCCAATGCTAAAGCTTCCGTTGCCTGAAATCAAAGTTAATGTTCCTCCTACCGTTACATCTCCACCAAGATTTATTCCTGAAGTGTTCGTGCAGTAAATATTATTGTATGTATCGGCAGGAAGAGTCTGCGTACTGCTTCCGCTTAACTGGTATGTGCCGTTGCTTTTAAATGTGTTTGTAGTAAAAGAACTGACCTGCGTTCCAAGCGCTCCCGTATATGAAAGTGTGCCTGTACCGGAAATCGAAGTTGTGCCTGAACCTGTCAGTGTATTTGCACCCAGGGTTAATGTAGCTCCACTTCCTACGGTAACCCCTCCTGTAATTGTAAGACTTTGTCCCAAAGTAACTGAACCTCCCGAACCTGATACAGTTAAATTTTTAACATTGCCTGTAAAAGTTGATGCAGGCAAAGTAATTGAACCTGTATTTGTAAATGCTACTGTTGCGCTTGCATTGCTTGCATTGATATTGCCGGATGTTCTTGCAGGCGAGCTTCCTGAAAACGTTAATGTGTTTGCACCGACTGTTAATGTTCCTGCCGTCAGAGTTAATACGCCTGCAATAGTCGGGCTGCCGCTTAAACTGAAACCGCCTGCATTGTTAAGCTGAAGGTTTGTTAAAGACGCTCCGGATATTGTAGCCCCGGAACTAGTCAACTGAATTTTCCCTGAACCGGTATGTGAACCTGTGCCTTCAATATTTCCTGCAACGGGAATTGTAAATCCACCGTCTGCAAGTGTTCCTGCCGTTAATCGTAAATTACCGGTTATAGTAGGTGCAGCTGTTGCTGTTATAGTCCCGCCGCCCGCGCTATAAATTTTTAAATTCCCGAAGGTTGCTCCTGAGATAGTAGCTCCGTCTGTTTCTATTTGCAATTCTCCGGCACCTGTGCAAGTGTGAGTACCTGTGCCTGTAACATTTCCGTAAACAATAACCTGATTTGTGGTACTTGCTAAGGTCCCTGCAGTCAGATTTAAATTTCCATTCGTTCTTATTTCTGTGCTCGCGGTTTTAGTTCCTGAACCGGAAATCGTCAGGTTGCCATAATATTGAGATGAATTTAAACTAGCTATTGACTGATTTGAACCTCCATATTCTACTGTACTGGCAGCCCCTAAAGAATGAGTGCTGTAATTTGAAGGAAAAGTATTTGTACCTCCGATTCTTAATGTTGCTCCGTCTGATACAGTTAAAATTCCTCCCGCTGAAGAACGGTTTATTGTAAAACCAAATAGGTTAAACGTTCCTGCGCTCACAGTTAAATTTCCTGCAAAAGTTGTTCTGTTTGCATCAAGCGCAACCGAACCAAAGGTATTATTTATTACAAGATTCGCAGGAACACGCGTTCCTGAAGTATTGAATTCATCCGTTGACATGGTTTGATTTGCTGTTGAGCTTGCATATTCCAATATTGAAGACGGTCCGTAAGTAAAATTTGCTCCGTTATTATCTAAAGTTGCTGAGCCTTGAATACTGAACGTTCCGTTTACAGTAAAATCCGAATTAACAATTTTTTTTACGCCTGAACCACTTATTATCAGATTTGTTAAAACATTTGCAAATGTACCGCCGTTTGCTCTTGCGGCTGTACTT from Bacteroidota bacterium carries:
- a CDS encoding T9SS type A sorting domain-containing protein encodes the protein MKTLLFLISSLVVLLMSAANLIAQTTGDYRSGQTSVIWSTAANWQTYNGSSWVTASSKPGSTNNVYIQRGHTVTLTGNESCNDLHLNKDNSTTALALGSNTLSLNGKIRAYSGSVGTIPGSSSTSPAGHDAWITSTTGKISVVGNTRNLTEVGEWGVGIANISSPNGFDLEINLNSGQTASFNTFFKCRSFNVVSGTLNMAIDARMAPAQNTRDNSNFIIQSGATVISAASGSATDVVFGYDDNSISDTLWVKTGGKLVLTGATPYIGMNTIIFDGTVEYARAGNQSTAARANGGTFANVLTNLIISGSGVKKIVNSDFTVNGTFSIQGSATLDNNGANFTYGPSSILEYASSTANQTMSTDEFNTSGTRVPANLVINNTFGSVALDANRTTFAGNLTVSAGTFNLFGFTINRSSAGGILTVSDGATLRIGGTNTFPSNYSTHSLGAASTVEYGGSNQSIASLNSSQYYGNLTISGSGTKTASTEIRTNGNLNLTAGTLASTTNQVIVYGNVTGTGTHTCTGAGELQIETDGATISGATFGNLKIYSAGGGTITATAAPTITGNLRLTAGTLADGGFTIPVAGNIEGTGSHTGSGKIQLTSSGATISGASLTNLQLNNAGGFSLSGSPTIAGVLTLTAGTLTVGANTLTFSGSSPARTSGNINASNASATVAFTNTGSITLPASTFTGNVKNLTVSGSGGSVTLGQSLTITGGVTVGSGATLTLGANTLTGSGTTSISGTGTLSYTGALGTQVSSFTTNTFKSNGTYQLSGSSTQTLPADTYNNIYCTNTSGINLGGDVTVGGTLTLISGNGSFSIGANTLTISNPIGGSGASTLLSGGSTSNLTINGTAASIHIPGSVTSLNNLTVNNSQIVTGESSLVINGTLTLGASSAFLDMGANTLTIGTSTSNLGTLIRNGGSIRGTLKRWFASGASSNNIFPLDNGSGSFSQAKIAFNSLTTGGTLTATFHNSGSGLLPDQGDGNYLPTGPSMGNVNLINLAPQYWTITAGDGLASPNYNLELTGGAIPNISNLNYIAIVKRVNSGNPWTWSNSNFSVSTGTITNPVLYYNAGTSFSDFGVAGNVDNLLPVEYSSFTSSLNGRNVTLNWATVSEVNNSGFEIERKSSGGEWKKINFVQGHGTTNNQHSYSFTDIGLNTGHYNYRLKQIDYNGNFGFHDLSEEVIIGIPAKYNLAQNYPNPFNPSTNISYQLPSNSFVSLKIYDMNGREVSALVNEIKDAGYYSVQFDAKNLSSGIYFYKLTADKFSDVKRMVIVK